The Spinacia oleracea cultivar Varoflay chromosome 2, BTI_SOV_V1, whole genome shotgun sequence DNA segment ACGACTCCACGCTAAGTACTATTATGAGTTCAGAATCCTTCTTCAAGTTACTTGTAAAATTGCAATCCCATTCAGTTGGTATGAATGCTGAAGTTCTTCTCTTGCCTTTGTAGAACTTAATTGCAGCCTAAAATATCTTCTTCAAACATGGATGGCGGAGGAAGACGACAGTTGCCATCATGGATGATGAGATCTACTGCTACTGAGGGAGCAAGTATTTCAGAGACgaaagaagaaaataaagatGGTTCTGTAAAGCCTCGTACCAAAGCTATCAAGCCCCAGAAGAAAGTTCAGGCAAAACAGCATGATACAGAGGTCCCATTTACCGAGAATAAAGAAAATTTGCTTAAAAAATGtgaaacaagaacaagaaaaagaaagttAAACAAACATGGCGAAGGTCAAGATGAAAGATTTCCAGAAGAGGAACCATGTTTGCTTAAACCATGTAAAGAAAGTAGAAGCAAAAGAATGTCGATTAAGCATGGTGAAGATCGAGTTGATGACTTTCTTGAACGTGATACAGAGAAGCAAGTTGACGGCGTAGTGAGTAAAAGAGCTCGAAACAATGTTCCCAGGATCAAGCACTCAAAAAAATTCATGGAAGAATTTCAAAATGGAACAGCAGAATCTAGTCCAAGTGAAGATGAGTTTACTGTGCAAGATCTAGTAAGCATTGCCGAAGAGGTGCGTTCCCTTGATATTTTCATATTATATATAGTGATATACTTATATATACTAGATGTTACTTGTTAGTATACTGAAATCTACATTAATCATCGATTCCTAATTTCTACAAAGTTGGAAGAATATCTgatttgcttcttttcttttgtaACTTTTTTTTGGATTACTATCAACTAAATCTTTTATCTCAATAACTATTCTCTCCTTAGTTTTTGTGAAATAGACGAGTAGTACTGTTAAGTTGGTTGGCTTTTGGATATTTTATAGTGGAATGGTCAAAATGAAGTATTTCGGTGAACTGTTCTATTTATCTCTTGTAGGGAGAATTTATGGAAATAAACTCTCAACTGATAGGCCATCTATTTGGTGCGGCCAATATCCATGTGCATTTATCTCGGGGTTGTGTAATATGTTTGTGTTGTTCACATGATCTTTAGAAAGTATGGTCTCGAATTTTGGTCTCAGTTATCCCCTTCATCACGTGTTTGCAGTATGTGAAGGCTGATAGGGAGAAGGAgcttcaaaagttgaaaaaagtCGAATTTGAACCAGAGATCAGGCCTCAACTTAGAGCTCACCCTGAGATTGGATCAGAGAAGAATCTCATGTCTTACACGGGAAATAAGTTGGTTAACAATCAACCACTCTCTTCAGATTCTTCTATGACCAAGCCATTATCCAGTGAAGGAAGCTCTATTAATCTGAGTACTCCTCGCGATCCTTGTCAAGACATGCTTGATTTATTATTGGGTCTCTGACAAAGGAAGGCAGAAGAAGTGGAGAGGAAGACTAATTTTGTGACTGAAAAAATCACACTTGATTACGAGCTCAGCAAAATAAGTAAAAACGATACTGTAGCAGAAGTGGCTCCTGTGGGGAAGAAATAGAGACAGAGTGGAAAGACTTTTGAATTGAATAGCTGAGCTTGCTGAATGTGAAATAACTTCATAACTAATGAGGTTTGCTACTCTCGTTAACCTTTTTTGCTCTCTCCCCAttctccccccccccctttcATCTGCCTGAAAGTATGGAATTGTAGTCTTTCTGGTGTGGCGTATTCCTAATAAGATTCACACAATAAATCTAAGAAAATAAACAAGTCTAGGATATTTTCGGTTATTCTGTAGATTTTCTGACTGGAAGCATATTTATATGCCGTGAAATCCCGTAAGTTACAAGTCAAAGTCATATGATATCTGTTATATCCCTTGTTTTGGGATTTCTTGAAAAAGAGCTGAGTGGCTGGCACGCACTTGTCAGCACACAGTGAGAAAGTCAAACTTTGCTAGGCTTGATTTTGTAAAGAATGGAAGATAATTTAATTGGCAATGGAGCAATTACTTTGTCAGACATTTACATCCTTTAGAGATTGCTTCGTTTCCCCCCTTTTCCCAATTACTAATTGCTACGTTGCATCTCTATAACTTTGCTAGTTTACTTGAACGTCTGATTCCTTAAAATGTTTTGGTGTGATATTTTGACGCTTCTTGAAAAACATCTGGATTATTGTTTGCAAGTACGGCAAATTGATAAGCTCAGGAAGTTTAATGAAGTAGTATTTGAGCAATCATATATTAGATTATCTGCATGTTTTTCATGAACATCTCGATTCTTGTATTTTGCATGATGGATTCGCGTATTTTTCTGGATTCACGTGTTTTGCATCGGCCTCAGCTGGCTGAATTGTATGAACtttgtgatagaacaatcactACATATTTTCTTATTTACGTTAGTACTTTTGTAGAGTGAAAAGAGATAATGGATATTAAACAACATTTTACTATATATAAGAGTCtgtccatttccgatggagccaaagattcatttgttcttttggccgTAGGATGTAATGGATTAAGGCTGTGTttgtgtttggttgttagaggATTCACCAAAAATTAGAGGATTTGACCAATTTAGAGGTTTGACCAATTCAATCCTCTAATATAGGTGTTTGGAAGTTAGAGGATTGAGATAGAGGATTGGGATGAACCCTCTAATTCCAAAAAAGTTGCTCCATGTagctttttcaattagaggATTGTGTTGGGTAAGTTGAAAAGACAATTTAGTCCTCAAGGTGAAATATGGTTGATATACATAATACTTTTTCCTTTTCTCTATTCACTTTAGTACTTaacttactactccctccgtcccagattaattgttacactttcctttttcgtccgtcccaaattagttgttacacttctaaattaggaatgatcccacaattattatattgtctctctcttcccactaaaactTTTttggtccccacaccctctctcattcaattaaaaaaataccccactaactcctatcacatctactttttcaataaaataacaattgataaccaaacaaccacttatcacctaaaactttgtgcaaaggtaagtgtaacaactaatctgggacggagggagtactttgcttacctttttattttaaattttatttaactagacattttttcttaaatagatgatgtaaaatataattaaaaataaaaataaataaaaattgagtTTATTTTATAGTATGAATTTATGTAAAAAAGTATTTCTTAGTCAATCCTATTTTGGCAACTTAGACATTTAATCATTTTTTTTCGTAAAATTTGTTAATGGGATtaacaaattatcaaattttttttgaaggaagCCTAAAAGACACTTAATTTTCATTGCTTAAAACGTCACCACTTAAACACAAAAGAACATTTGACGGGAGATTACTACCTAACAAACGCCAACCATTGACCCACGACAAGCAATGAGCGATCTCGTGGGCAACAATTATACTACTTCTACCAACAAAAGACCAAGAAATATTAGAAAAAGAACTCAACAAAAACCAAGAAATATTAGAAAAAGAACTCAACAAAAACCAAGAAAACCAAGAACTCAACATGATATTTAGGCATCTAAAACAAGGTGGAAATGGCTCCGCCCTTCCTCGTGCTCGCGAATTGCATTGATCTCATTCACACAGTCACTCCCCACAACTACATTGTTATAGCCATGCTCCATCGCCAAATGGAGCCCCAAGAGTACGAGCTTTGCTTCAACCACTTTTGCTTCCACTTTTGCTTCCCACAGGTCTCCACACTTACATTTTCAATTTTATAGGaatgttgtttaattattttcatgttACTACATttaattccaaaaaaaatctAACCATTCATATTCATATATTTAGCAATTACTAATTCTctataattaaataagtcaatgtCCTTATTGGTAATTTTACACAATCAAACAACTATTATA contains these protein-coding regions:
- the LOC110802949 gene encoding uncharacterized protein gives rise to the protein MDGGGRRQLPSWMMRSTATEGASISETKEENKDGSVKPRTKAIKPQKKVQAKQHDTEVPFTENKENLLKKCETRTRKRKLNKHGEGQDERFPEEEPCLLKPCKESRSKRMSIKHGEDRVDDFLERDTEKQVDGVVSKRARNNVPRIKHSKKFMEEFQNGTAESSPSEDEFTVQDLVSIAEEYVKADREKELQKLKKVEFEPEIRPQLRAHPEIGSEKNLMSYTGNKLVNNQPLSSDSSMTKPLSSEGSSINLSTPRDPCQDMLDLLLGL